TGAGGTTGGTCGAGTAGAACGGATCCGGGTACGTGTCGGCCGCGAGCAGCCCGGCGAGCACCGTCGACCTGGGCCCCACCGGATGCCAGCCGGAGGCGGGGTAGCCGGGGGTGGAGATGGCCGCGGGGGTGTCGGACACCTTGGCCGAGGACTGCGTGGCGAAGCCCGCGAGCGGGGTCGCGGTGCCCGGGGCCGCGCCCACCCGGGTCACCGGGGTCGGGCCGCCCGCCGCCGGTCCGCCGCCCGGGGGCGCGGCGCCCGTGGTGAGGGAGACGGTGAGGAGCAGGCCGCCGAGGGCGAGCGAGGCGGTCAGAGCGCGTCGGACGCGGGCTCGCGCCCGCCGCCGGAAGGGTGCCGGACGGAGGACCACGGATGTCTCCCTGAGGGCAGGCAGAGCATTGGTTAAGTAGGTTTCCTAACAACCAACGGACCGTAGAGAGCTGAGCGAGCCATGTCAACCAGGCCGGCCGAGAAATGGCCCTTCCAGGCGAACACCGCGCATCCGGAAGGGCCGGGCGCGGAGCGCTGACGCTCCGCGCCTGGTTCCCGCGCCCGGTCCCCGCACCTCGTTCAGGCGTGCCAGCGCAGCACCGCGCCCAGGCCCCCGGCCGGTCCCTGGAGTCCCTCGGGCACCACCAGCACCTCGGTGTCGGCCACCGTCGCGGACCGCATCAGCGCGTCGTCCGCGCGGGCGGGCTCGGGTGTTCTGACGCCCATGGCGCGCGCCTGGGAGCGCTGCACGGCCACCTGATCGGCGGCAGGACCGATCCACACCTCATGGCGCATATCGCCGCCCGCGTGCCCCAGCAGCAGCGTGGCCGCCTGGTGGCGGCGCATGGCCTCCACCACCGCCGGTACGCCCTCCGCCGCACCGCTGCTCGGCGGCCCGGTGCCGTCGTGTCCGCTCAGCGGTCCGCCGGGGCGGCCCCGCCCGGCGCGGAAGAGGTCGAGGACGGTCTCCAGATGGGCGCGGGCGTACTCCGCCCGGGCGTGGTCGATCTCCGCGTTCAGCTGCTCCGAGCAGCCGGCGGCCCTGCTGCCGTGGCGGGTCTCCTCCGTCTTGGCCCGCAGCGGCTCGGGCAGCCGGTCGCGTACGGCCCGGCGCTCGCGCGGGTCACCGGCCAGGATCAGCAGGTCGGCGTCGTTGTCCGTCCACTGCCGCATCAGCTCGTCGGCCACGCGGTCGGCGGTCTGCTCCCAGGTGTTCCCGACCCGGTTGCGGTAGTGCCACTCGTGGCGGTCGGCAGGCACCGACCGGTGGCCCCGGCCATGCGCCCTGCGGCCCCCGGCGCGCCCCGCCGGCCGGGCACCGGTGTCGTCGCGCAGCTCCAGATCGGCCCCCGCCTGGTCGACGAAGGCCACCAGACAGGCCGGCCACTCACCCCTGAACGCGGCCAGCGGCGCCACTCGCGGCAGCATCGACCAGGACGTGACCACATCGATCGGGGACGTGGCCAGCGGCAGGTCGAGCACCACCTCGCCGTCCGTGGCGAACAGCGCCCGCCCCGCGGACGTCCTGGCCCATTGCTCACCGGCCAGCCGATCGACCACCGCGTCACAGGTGGCGCGGTCGGCGCCCTGGCCGGTCAGCTGATCCGCCACGAACCGCTCCCGCAGCCTGCGCCGCCTGGGCGCGTCCTCCGTGCTGCGGGAGGTGTCCATGTACACGCCCGCCCATGGACCGGGGCGGTCGAACAACGGCTTCAGGAATCCAACGTCCATGACCTCCCCCAAACCCGGGGACACCCACGGCAGAAACCGGTCGACCCGCCTCGCGCGGATCGCCGTTTCGCTCCTGACACCAGGATCCCTCCACCTCACCGGGATCGCCAGAGCCGACTAAAATCGCTGTCATGGCTCGCTCCAACGAGGAGGTCGAAGCCCTCCTGCGCGAATACGCCGATCTGCTCCTGATCACGGGCGGGGACGCGTACCGGGCGCGTGCGTACGAGAAGGCCGCCCGGGCGATCGGCGGCCACGCGGCCGACATCTCGCAGTTCGACGCGAAGGCGCTGCGGGACATCCCCAATGTGGGCCGGTCGATCGCCGACAAGGTGGTCGAGTATCTGCACACCGGGACCATGCCCGCCGTCGAGGAGGCGCGCGCCGCGATCCCGGCCGGGGTGCGCGAGCTGACCGCCATCCCGGCGCTCGGGCCGAAGAAGGCCATGATCCTCTACGAGGAGCTGGAGATCTCCTCGATCGACCAGCTGGCCCAGGCCATCGAGGACCACCAGCTGCGCGATCTCAAGGGCTTCGGGCCGAAGTCCGAGGAGAACATCGCGCACGGCATCGGGCTGATGCGCGCCGCGGGCAACCGCATCCCGCTCGACGAGGCCATGGACGTGGCCGATGACATCGTCTCCGCCCTGTCCAAGGTGCCCGGCTGCCGCCGGTGTGCGTACGCCGGGTCGCTGCGCCGGATGCGGGAGACCGTGGGCGATGTGGACATCCTGGTGGCGGCGGAGGAATCCGGCCCGTTCATGGAGGCGTTCACCCGGCTGCCGCTCACCTCCGAGGTGATCGCCCACGGCCAGAAGAAGACCTCGATCCGCACCACCAAGGGGCTCCAGGTGGATCTGCGGGTCCTGCCGCTGGACTCCTGGGGCGCGGGACTGCTCTACTTCACCGGCTCCAAGGCGCACAACATCCGCATCCGCGCGATCGCGGTGCGCCATGGCCTCAAGCTCTCCGAGTACGGCCTCTTCGAGACCAAGAGCGGCAAGACCATCGCCTCGCGGAGCGAGGAGGACGTCTACGCCCGGCTCGGCATGGACTGGATCCCGCCGACGCTGCGCGAGGACCGGGGCGAGGTCAAGGCGGCCCTCGAAGGCCAACTCCCCCGGCTGGTCGAGGAGTCCGACCTCCGGGGCGATCTGCACACCCACACCAACCTCACCGACGGGCTGGAATCGCTGGAGGACATGATCGCCAAGGCGGAGCGGCGCGGCTACGCGTACTACGCCATCACCGATCACGCACCCAAGCTGTACATGCAGCAGATGACCGAGGAGAAGATGCTGGCCCAGCGGGAGCGGGTGCGCGCGCTCGACCGGGGGCGCCGCCGCGGGGACACCCGGCTGCTGCACGGCGTGGAGCTGAACATCGACGTCGACGGGGACGTGGACTGGCCGCCCGACTTCCTCGAGGACTTCGATCTGTGCGTGGCCTCGGTGCACACCCAGTTCGGCCTGGACCGCAAGGCGATGACCCGGCGGCTGGTGAGGGCCTGCGAGAATCCGTACGTGCATGTCATCGGCCATCCGACCACCCGGCTGATCGGCAAGCGGCCCGGGATCGACGCCGACTTGGACGAGGTGTTCGCCGCCTGCGCCCGCACCGGCACCGCGCTGGAGATCAACGCACATCCGGACCGGCTCGATCTGTCGGACGAGAACATCCTGCGGGCCAAGTCGCACGGGGTGGTGTTCGCCCTGGACAGCGACGCCCACTCGACCCGGGACCTGGACAACATGCGGTACGGGGTGGGCATGGCCCAGCGGGGCTGGCTGACCCCGGACGATGTCATCAACACCTGGTCGCTCACCCGGCTGAGGCGTTTCCTGCGCAAGGACACGGGGCACCAGCCCCCAACATGACCACCTCAGAACCCGACCGCTCCTACCCCGCCCGTCAGGCCCCCGGCGCCGAAACCCTCGCCGAGCTGGACGCACGGGTCATCGACTGCCGCGCCTGCCCCCGGCTGGTCCAGTGGCGGGAGGAGGCCGCCCGCACCAAGCGCCGGGCCTACGCCGACTGGGAGTACTGGGGGCGGCCGGTGCCCGGGTTCGGGCCACCGGACGCCGGGGTGGCGATCGTGGGACTCGCACCGGCCGCCCACGGTGGAAACCGCACGGGCCGGATGTTCACCGGCGACCGCGCCGGCGACTTCCTGTACGCCGCGCTGTACGACCTGGGGCTGGCCAGCCGGGCGACCGCCACCCACCGCGGTGACGGTCTGGAGCTGTACGGGGTCAGGATCACCTCGCCGGTGCACTGTGCCCCGCCCGCCAACCGCCCCACCCCCGAGGAGCGGGACACCTGCCGCTCGTGGCTGGCCCGGGAGCTGCGGCTGCTGCGGCCGACGCTGCGGACCGCGGTGGTGCTCGGCGCCTTCGGCTGGCAGGCCGTGCTGCCCGCCTTGGAGGCGGCCGGATGGGCCGTGCCCCGGCCCCGGCCGGTGTTCGGACACGGCGCGCGGGCCACGCTGCGGGCGGCCGACGACGGGTCGCCGCTCACGCTCTTCGGCTGCTACCACGTGAGCCAGCAGAACACCTTCACCGGGCGGCTCACCCCGGCCATGCTGCGCGAGGTGCTCGGCGCGGCGGCGGAGGCGGCGGGACTTCCGGTCTCCGGCTCCGGCTAGGGCCGGAGGGTGGTCATGGAGAAGGGGAGGCCCCGGGCACTGGGGCAGGAGGGCGCCCGGGGCCTCGTTCATGGGGTGGGCCGGATCAGTTGAGACCCTGGCCCGCTTCGCTGCCGGTGTCACCGGCCCCGGCAGCCGCGCCCGCGTCACCGGCACCCGCGTCACCGGCACCCGCGTCACCGGCTCCGGCGTCACCGGCTCCGGCGTTGCCCGCGCCCGCGGCGTCACCCGCACCACCGGCCGCATCACCGGCACCGCCCGCCGCATCACCGGCACCGCCCGCCGCGTCACCGGCGCCACCGGCCGCGTCACCAGCACCGCCCGCCGCGTCGCCAGCGCCACCGGCCGCGTCACCGCCACCGGCGCCGCCGCCGTCCGCGCCGATGACCGCGCCGGTGGCCTCCAGCGCGGCGGTCACCGGCTGGAAGAACGTCTCACCGCCCTGGGTGCAGTCGCCGCTGCCGCCGGACGTCAGCCCGACCGCCGCGTCCTCGGCGAACATCGCGCCACCGCTGTCGCCGGGCTCGGCGCACACATCGGTCTGGATGAGGCCGTTGACGATGTCGCCGTTGCCGTAGTTCACCGTGGCGTTGAGGCCGGTGACGGTGCCGTCGGTGACCCCGGTCGTGGAGCCCGAGCGCTGCACCTTCAGGCCCACGCTCGCCTCGACGGCGCGCCCGATCTCCTGGGTGTTGCCGTTCTGGAGGTCGACCGTGCTGGAGGGCTGGGTGGTGGCGTCGTCGTACATCACCAGCGCGAAGTCGTTCTCGGGGAACTTGGAGTCCTGCACCGTGCCCACCTGCTGGGCACCGGCCTCGTCCGAGGTCCAGGTCTGGGATTCGTTGCCGCAGTGGCCCGCGGTCAGGAAGCCCGGCGCGCCGTCGACGCTGACGTTGAAGCCCAGCGAACAGCGGACGCCACCGCCGAAGATGGCATCGCCGCCGTCGAGCCCACCGGCCGCGGCGTCACCGCCACCCCCGGCGTCACCCGCACCACCAGCGGCGTCACCGGCACCGCCCGCACCACCTGCGGCCCCCGCGTCGCCCGCACCACCTGCGGCCCCCGCGTCGCCCGCACCGCCTGCGGCCCCCGCGTCACCCGCCGCGTCCCCGGCACCCGCGCCGCCGTTGTCGCCGGGCTGGGCCGCCTCCTCGCCATCGAACTTCTTGAACTCGCCCTTGCTGCGCTTGACGCTGACCATGCCCTCCATCTGGCCCGTGGCCTTGGTCAGCGTGTCCCACTTCGCGCCGGTCACCGTCCGGTCGGCGGTCACCTGGACCTTGTTGGTGACCGGGTCGATCGACCAGGCGGTGCCGGGCACCGACGCATCGCTGCTCAGCGTCTGGGTGGCGGCCTTCAGATCGGCCATGCTGTTCTGGACGACCTTCGCCACGGCGCCCTTGGCCCGGACGGACTCGGCGGAGTCCTCGTCCACCACGTTCATGACCAGCTGGCGGTTGCCGTTGTCGTAGTACCAGCCCGCACCGTTGTCACCGAGGTCCGAGGCGAGACTCCTCGCGAGCTTCACCGCGGCCGGGGACGAGAAGGTCTTGGCGCCCGACGACTCGTCCGGGGTCGCGTTCGCGTTGGGCAGCAGAATGGCGGCTGCCCCGAGCGCGGTGATGGCGGCTCCGGAAATGGCGAGGGTCCGCTTGTTCACACGTCGGTGGCTCAACTCAGTGACCTCCAGTCGGGGATGCGCGGCAGGCGTGTGCGGAGCGCTTGCCGCGTTCCGCCACGCCCCCGCGCGGGGCCACCACGTCGTACGTGGACGCGTTCGCCCCGTTCTCACCCGTACTCAAGGTCTGATGAAAGGCTGCGCCGAACGATCCGGACCGGTAGGCTCCGCCGGTTCGGCCGATCGTCTTGACGCCCGTCTTGACGCCCGTCTTGACGCCTGCGGCGGGCTGTTCCCCTCCCCGCCCCTTCCCAGCACCTGACGATATGCGGCTCCGCCGCGTGGGGTGCTCCGCCCCAGACCCCAGGCTCCAGGGGCGGGGCCCCGGGGGCGCCCTCTAGCCGCGCTCGGCGGCCTCGGCCTGGGCGCGCAGCTCCCACACCTCGCCCAGCGCCATCCGCTCCGCCTCGGCGGGGGAACCGCCGGTGTCCTCGAAGTGGTCGACGTACGCGCCGATGAACTCCTGCCAGCGCTGGTTGGCCGGGTCCTCGTCCAGCGCCGCCATCGCGGCGGCGAAGTCCTCGCAGTCCACGAGGTGGAAGAGATGGCGTCCGCTGCGCCAGATCCGCCAGTTGGTGATCCCGGCTCGGCGCAGCGCCGCCAGCAGGTCCTCCGGGACCGTGGCGTGCACCTGCTCATAACCGGACTCCTGGCCCTCCTTGAGAACCGAGTGCAACGCCACCCTCATCGGCGCTCCTCCTTCTTCCGCTGCTTCCCGATGCCGGGCGGCCACGGCGGCCGCCCGTCAACGGTCCATGATGCAGCGCTCACCCCTTCTGTTCGACGCGCACCCAGTCCACCTCCGCCTGCACTCCCCCGGCCGCGATCCGGTCGACGCTGGACTGCGGCAGGCCCCAGTAGGGGGTGGTGACCTTGTTCCACCCGGCCGGGTACGCCCCGCCCAGGGCGAGGTTGAGGATCACGTACTGGTTGTGGCCGAAGACCCACTGGCCACGGGTGGACTCGAGCTTGTTGCGACTCGTCTCCTGGACCACCCGGTCGTCGACGAGGAAGCGCATCCCGGTGGGTGTCCACTCCACCGCGTAGGTGTGCCACTGGTCGGCGCGGCCGCCGCCCGGGTAGGTCTGGCGGGCGCCGATGTTGCCGTCCGCCGAATAGCCGGGGCCGTGCAGGGCGGTGCTGGTCCAGTCGGCGTAGCCGATGTTCTCCATGATGTCGGTCTCACCGGAGGAGGGCCAGGACACCGAGGGATCGTCCACATCGCTGCCCAGCAGCCAGAACGCGGGCCAGTAGCCGTCGCCGACCGGCAGCTTCATCCGGGCGCTGACCCGCCCGTAGGTGAAGTCCAGCTTGGTGTGGGTGTCGATGCGTCCGGAGGTGAAGTCGTACGTGCCGCCGCCCGCCTGGGTGCACCCCTTGCAGTACTTCGCCCTGAGGACGAGATTGCCGTTCTCGGTGCGGATGTTGTCGGAGGAGTCGACATACGCCTGCGACTCGCCGTTGACCGACCCCATCTCCTGGCCGGTCCGCACCACACGCCACTTCGAGCGGTCGAGGGAGGCGCCGGTGAAGTCGTCGAAGAACGTCGTCCGGTACGCCCCGGACTGTTCACCGGGGAGGGCCGGGTACGCGGCGGAGGCGCTTCCGCCGGTGCCCCAGACCTGGAACTCGTAGAGGGAGTAGCCGAATTGGGCGGTGGCCGGGGCCGGGTTGTAGAAGGAGCGGCGCTCCTTCCCCAGCATCCGTACATAGCGACCGGTGGCGGGCTGCGACAGCTTCACGGTGTCATGGCGGCCCACCGCGTCCGCGGGGGACTTCACATCCGCGCGGCGGGCGGCCACCTCGGCGGCGGAGGGCTGGTATACCGTGCGCCAGGTGCGGTTGTCGTCGGACACCTGTACCTGGTAGTCGACGGCGTAGGCCGCCTCCCAGTAGAGGTCGACGGTGTCGATCGTGGAGGTCGCGCCGAGGTCCACCGAGACCCAGCGGTTGGCGTTCCAGTCGCTGGACCAGCGGGTCTGGTCGTCCTTGAGGTTGGCGGGCCAGCCGCCGTCGGTGACGAAGGCGGGTGAGTTGCCCGCGTGCTGGTAGTAGTTGGAGTAGGCGGGGTGGTTCAGGGCGAGATTGGTCCGGGTCGTGGACGCCGGGGCGGGCTCTCCGCCGTACACCTTGAACGAGTACAGCGAGTAGCCGTAGGGCGTGCCGCGCTCGATGCCACGCATCCGTACGTAGCGTCCGACGACGTCCTGCGGATGGGTGTGGGCGGTGAGGGATCCTCCGGTCCCGGCGTCCTCGGTGTAGAAGGGGGTCCAGTCGGTGCCGTTCTTGGACACCTCCAGGACGTACTTCTTGCCGTAGGCGGCCTCCCAGTCCAGGACGACCCGGTCGATCCGGATGGTGGCGCCGAGGTCGACGCGTATCCACGCGTCGTCGGTGAACGGGCTGGCCCAGCGGGTCGATCCGTTGCCGTCGAAGGCCAGGCCCGGCGCGGTGCCGTCGTTCTCGCTGCCGGACGCGGTGACGGCGCCGTGGTTCGCGGCGTACGCGGCCGCGGCCCGGTCGGTGTCCCACGTCGCCTGGGCGGTCGCCTGAGCGGTCGCCTGGGCGGCGGCCGCGGTGGAGTGCGTGGTGGGTGTGGCGAGGGCCGGGCCCGTGGTCAGCACCGCCACCGTGGCCAGGGTGGCGAGGGCGCTCAGCAGGATGCGGGGGGTACGGGATGGCATGCGGCTCTCCTCGATGAGGTTGTGGGGGGGCACGCTGTGGTGCCGATGGGTGTTCGTGCCGAAGTGCCGGTGTGCCGTGGTGCCGATGTGCTGTGCGTTGTGCGTTGTGGCTGTGTGCCGCGGGTGGACTTTTCCCCTCCCCGCCCCTTCCCGTTACCAGGGGCTCCGCCCCTGGACCCCGAGGTCTGGGGCGGAGCCCCGCCACGCGGCGGAACCGCATATCGATGCCGCGAGAAGGGGCGGAGCCCCGGCCCGGAGTCTGGGGCAGAGCCCCGACCCTGGGTCTGGGGCAAAGCCCCGGTTTCGGGGTCTGAGGCAGAGCCCCGGCCCGAGGGCTGGGGCGGATGCCCCGGTTGCGGGGTCTGGGGTGGAGCCCCGGCCCTGGATCTGGGGCGATGCCCCGCCCCTGGGTCTGAGGCGGATCCCCAGTCCGGAGTCTGGGCGGAGCCCCGACCCGGAGTCTGAGGCGAAGCCCCGACCCGAGGTCTGGGGCAGAGCCCCAACCCGGAGACTGAGGCCAAGCCCCAACCCTGGGTCTGGGGCAAAGCCCCGCCCCGGAGTCTGATGCGAAGCCCCGGCCCGGGGCCTGGGGCGGATGCCCCAGTTGCGGGGTCTGGGGCGGAGCCCCGGTTGCGGGGTCTGAGGCGAAGCCCCGACCCAGAGTCTGGGGCAGAGCCCCGGCCCGGAGTCTGAGGCGGAGCCCCGACCCTGGGTCTGGGGCGGAGCCCCGGTTGCGGGGTCTGGGGCGGAGCCCCGGTTGCGGGGTCTGGGGCGGAGCCCCGGTTTCGGGAAGGGGCGGGGAGGGGAACAAGCCCGCCGCAGGCGTCAAGGCCCCTCGGACACCCCCTAGGCGGCGCGGCGGGCCCGGCCCCGGTGGTCGCGGATGATCTCCGCGTAGCGGTGGCCGGTCCCCTTGATGGTGCGGACCTGGGTGCGATAGTCGACATGGACGAGGCCGAAGCGCTTGTCGTAGCCGTAGGCCCACTCGAAGTTGTCCAGCAGCGACCAGGCGAAGTACCCGGCCAGCGGAGCACCCTTGCGGACCGCCGAGGCGCAGGCCGCGAGGTGCTGGACGAGGTAGTCCTGGCGCTCGGGGTCGTCCACGGTCCCGTCCGGCCGTACGACATCGGGGTAGGCGGAGCCGTTCTCGGTGACGTACAGCTTGCGGGCGCCGTATTCGCCGGTCAGGCGCAACAGCAGGCTTTCGATGCCGCCGGCGTCGACCTCCCAGTCCATGCCCGTGCGCGGGACGTCCGGGCGGCGGACGGCGCGGGCGTGCGGGGCCGGGCCGGTGGGGTCGTCGGTGACGGTGGCCGGGAAGTAGTAGTTCAGGCCCAGCCAGTCCAGGGGCGCGGCGATCGTCTCCAGGTCGCCGGGGTGCTCCGGCAGTTCGACCCCGTACACCTCGCGCATGTCGGCAGGGAACCCACGGCCGTGCACCGGGTCCAGCCACCAGCGGTTGGTGTGGCCGTCCATGCGCCGTGCGGCGGCCTGGTCCTCCGGCCGGTCGGTGGCCGCCTCCACGGTGTTGAGGTTGTTGACGATGCCGACCTCGGCGCGTGGCGCGGCGGCCCGGATCGCCTGAGCGGCGAGGCCGTGGCCGAGCAGCAGGTGGTACGAGGCGCGGACCGCCGCGGTCAGATCGGTGAGCCCGGGCGCCATCACGCCCTCGAGGTGGCCGATCCAGGCCGAGCACAGCGGCTCGTTGAGAGTGGTCCAGTGGTACACCCGGTCGCCGAGGCGGTCGGCCACCACCGAGGCGTACGCGGCGAAGTGCTCCGCGGTGTCGCGCTCGGGCCAGCCGCCCCGGTCCTGGAGCACCTGGGGCAGGTCCCAGTGGTACAGGGTGACGGACGGGGTGATGCCCGCCTCCAGCAGGCCGTCGATCAGCTCGTCGTAGAAGGCCAGCCCCTTGGCGTTGACCGGCCCGTCGCCGCCCGGCACCACCCGTGGCCAGGCGATGGACAGCCGGTAGGCGTTGGTGCCGAGCCGCTTCATCAGCCCGATGTCCTGGCGCCAGCGGTGGTAGTGGTCGCAGGCCACATCGCCGTGGTCGTCACCCGCCACCTTGCCGGGGGTGTGCGAGAAGGTGTCCCAGATCGAGGGCGACCGTCCGTCCTCGGCGACGGCTCCCTCGACCTGGTAGGCGGAGGTGGCCGTGCCCCACAGGAAGTCGTGCGGGAAGGCTGTGAGGTCCAGGAGTTCGGACACGTACGTCCTTTCAGAGGTGGGAAGGTCAGGGGTGGGAAGGCCGGAGGTGGGAAGGTCAGAGGTGGGAAGGCCGGTCACTTCACGGCTCCGGCCGTGAGTCCCGCCACGAGATAGCGCTGAAGCAGCAGGAAGCCCGCGACCACGGGGACACTGACGACGAGCGAGGCGGCCATGACCTGGTTCCAGTACACCTCGGTCTGGGAGGCGTAGCCCTGGAGGCCCACGGCGAGGGTGCGGGTGGTGTCGTTGGTCATCACGGACGCGAAGAGCACCTCGCCCCAGGCGGTCATGAACGCGTAGACGGCGACGGCGACGATGCCGGGGATCGCGGCCGGGACGACGACCCGGAACAGCGCACCCAGCGGTCCGCAGCCGTCCACCAGCGCCGCCTCGTCCAGATCGCGCGGCACCGAGTCGAAGTACCCGATGAGCATCCAGATCGAGAACGGCAGCGAGAAGGTGAGATAGGTGAGGATGAGGCCGCCCCGGGAGCCGAAGAGGGCGATGCCGGTGGCGTTGCCGATGTTCACGTAGATGAGGAACAGCGGCAGCAGGAAGAGGATCCCGGGGAACATCTGGGTGGACAGGACGGTGACGGTGAACACCCGCTTGCCCCGGAACCGGTACCGGCTGACCGCGTACGCGGCGAAGACGGCGATCACCACCGAGCAGACGGTGGCCGCGCCCGCCACGATGGCCGAGTTCATGAAGTACTGGGCGAGCGGGACCGTCGACCAGATGTCGATGTAGGGGCGGATGGTCAGCCCGCTCGGCAGCCAGCGGAACGTCCCCGAGACGTCCTCCAGTGGCTTCAGGGAGCTGGAGACCATGACGTACACCGGCAGCAGGACGAACCCGGTGAGCAGGGTGAGGAAGATCCGGCGGGCCCAGAGGAAGGACCGGGGGGCGGCCATCGGTGAGCGGGGCCGCGCCGGGGAGGTGCTAGACATCGGCCGTCTTCCTTCGTCGGGAGGTCAGCAGGAGGTACAAGCCCGTCACCACGAGCAGGAAGAGCAGCAGCAGGACGGACATGGCGGACCCGGTGCCGAAGTTCCAGGTGGCGAACGTCGTCTGGTAGACGTGGATCGAGATGAGGTCCGCGGCCTCCGGCGCTGCCTTGCCGAACAGCACATACGGGGTGTTGAAGTCGTTGAACGTCCACAGGAACAGCACCAGCACCAGCACCTGGTTGACCGGGCGCAGCGAGGGCAGGGTGATGCGGCGGATCTGCTGCCACATTCCGGCGCCGTCGAGGGCGGCCGCCTCGTAGAGCTCCTTGGGGATGTTCTGGAGACCGGCCATGACGACGAGGAAGGCGAACGGCCAGCCCTTCCACACCGACACGGTGAGCAGCGCGATGAAGCTGTTGTCGCCGATCAGCCAGAACGAGGGCTTGTCGGTGAGGCCCAGCTGGTCGTGGAGGACGTGGTTCACCAGCCCGTTGTCGTGCTGGAACATGAACGCCCAGGTGATGACGGCCGTGTAGACGGGCAGCGCGTACGGGACCAGGAACAGGGTGCGCAGCACACCCCGGCCGCGGAAGGTGTCCTGGAGGAAGATGGCGGTGGCGGTGCCCAGCAGCCAGCACAGCCCGACGGACAGCACGGTGAAGCCGCAGGTGACCCAGAACGAGTGGAGCAGCGCCTCACCGGCCGGCGCGTTGATGTCCACCGAGATCTTGTAGTTGTCGAATCCGGACCAGGGCGCGGCGCTCCAGTCCCGGATGGAGAACCGGGTGAGCGCCTTGAAGCTCATCAGGATGCCCATCACCATCGGCACCAGATGGACCAGGAGCTCGAGGACCAGGGCGGGCAGGAGCAGCAGATACGGCAGCCCGATGCGGCGGATCCGCCCGGGGCGGCGCGGACCTCGCGCCGCCCCGGGGGTGCTCCCCGACACGGTCCGCCGGTCTGCCTTCGCGATGGCGGTCGTGGTGGTCATGAGGTGTCCGCGCTCACTTCGCCGGCATCTGCTGCTGGGCCTTCTCCAGCTTGGCCTTCACCGACGCGGTGGTCACCGGGCGTCCGGCGGCGGCGTCCGCGAACAGCTCCTTGACGGCCGTGCCCACGGACGTCTCGAACTGCGACTCGTCGGCCACCTGCGGCAGCGCCTCGGCGCTCTTGGCGAGGGTGTCCCGCAGGGCGGCGGTCGCCTGGTTGTTGAACGCGGGGTCGGACTGGGCGGCCTTGACCGGCGGGATGGAGCCGTACGCCTTGTTGAGGATCTTCTGCTCGGCGTCGCTGGTCATGAACTTCACGAACTTCAGGGCGCCGTCGTGGTTGTCGGTGTTCTTGAAGACGGCCAGGTTGATGCCCGCGACCATCGAGTTGACGGCGGTGCCGGTGCCGGGGGTGCCGGAGCGTACGGGCGCCGGGGCCACGCCCCACTCGTCGTCCTTCATGCCCAGGGAGGCGAAGGTGGCGGAGGCGGTCTGCCACAGGACCATGGCCGTCTTGCCCTTGGCGAAGTCGCTGAGGGACTGGTTCTGCGCGTACTCGGCATTGCCCGGGGCGATGATCTTGTCCTTCGCCATCAGGTCGACATACTGCTTGATCGCGGTGACCGCGCCGTCCGAGGTGAAGTCGGGCTTGCCGTCGGCGGTGAAGAAGTCTGCGCCGTGCTGCTTGGCGAAGACGAAGACCTGGTGGATGTTCTCCGAGAGGTTCGCGCCCTCGGCGCCGAGCCCCCACTTGCCGTCC
This genomic interval from Streptomyces asiaticus contains the following:
- a CDS encoding GH1 family beta-glucosidase, with protein sequence MSELLDLTAFPHDFLWGTATSAYQVEGAVAEDGRSPSIWDTFSHTPGKVAGDDHGDVACDHYHRWRQDIGLMKRLGTNAYRLSIAWPRVVPGGDGPVNAKGLAFYDELIDGLLEAGITPSVTLYHWDLPQVLQDRGGWPERDTAEHFAAYASVVADRLGDRVYHWTTLNEPLCSAWIGHLEGVMAPGLTDLTAAVRASYHLLLGHGLAAQAIRAAAPRAEVGIVNNLNTVEAATDRPEDQAAARRMDGHTNRWWLDPVHGRGFPADMREVYGVELPEHPGDLETIAAPLDWLGLNYYFPATVTDDPTGPAPHARAVRRPDVPRTGMDWEVDAGGIESLLLRLTGEYGARKLYVTENGSAYPDVVRPDGTVDDPERQDYLVQHLAACASAVRKGAPLAGYFAWSLLDNFEWAYGYDKRFGLVHVDYRTQVRTIKGTGHRYAEIIRDHRGRARRAA
- a CDS encoding carbohydrate ABC transporter permease, giving the protein MTTTTAIAKADRRTVSGSTPGAARGPRRPGRIRRIGLPYLLLLPALVLELLVHLVPMVMGILMSFKALTRFSIRDWSAAPWSGFDNYKISVDINAPAGEALLHSFWVTCGFTVLSVGLCWLLGTATAIFLQDTFRGRGVLRTLFLVPYALPVYTAVITWAFMFQHDNGLVNHVLHDQLGLTDKPSFWLIGDNSFIALLTVSVWKGWPFAFLVVMAGLQNIPKELYEAAALDGAGMWQQIRRITLPSLRPVNQVLVLVLFLWTFNDFNTPYVLFGKAAPEAADLISIHVYQTTFATWNFGTGSAMSVLLLLFLLVVTGLYLLLTSRRRKTADV
- a CDS encoding ABC transporter substrate-binding protein; translated protein: MRSIRVAAIGAVTLSLALAVSACGGGSSTAGGGGSNDSPKTLTYWASNQGASITVDKKVLKPELDKFEKKTGIRVKLEVVPWSELLNRILTATTSGQGPDVLNIGNTWSASLQASGALLPWDDKNFGSIGGEDRFVASALGSTGMKGEDPAAVPLYSMAYALYYNKKMFADAGISKPPATWDDLVADGKKLSKDGKWGLGAEGANLSENIHQVFVFAKQHGADFFTADGKPDFTSDGAVTAIKQYVDLMAKDKIIAPGNAEYAQNQSLSDFAKGKTAMVLWQTASATFASLGMKDDEWGVAPAPVRSGTPGTGTAVNSMVAGINLAVFKNTDNHDGALKFVKFMTSDAEQKILNKAYGSIPPVKAAQSDPAFNNQATAALRDTLAKSAEALPQVADESQFETSVGTAVKELFADAAAGRPVTTASVKAKLEKAQQQMPAK
- a CDS encoding discoidin domain-containing protein, with the translated sequence MPSRTPRILLSALATLATVAVLTTGPALATPTTHSTAAAAQATAQATAQATWDTDRAAAAYAANHGAVTASGSENDGTAPGLAFDGNGSTRWASPFTDDAWIRVDLGATIRIDRVVLDWEAAYGKKYVLEVSKNGTDWTPFYTEDAGTGGSLTAHTHPQDVVGRYVRMRGIERGTPYGYSLYSFKVYGGEPAPASTTRTNLALNHPAYSNYYQHAGNSPAFVTDGGWPANLKDDQTRWSSDWNANRWVSVDLGATSTIDTVDLYWEAAYAVDYQVQVSDDNRTWRTVYQPSAAEVAARRADVKSPADAVGRHDTVKLSQPATGRYVRMLGKERRSFYNPAPATAQFGYSLYEFQVWGTGGSASAAYPALPGEQSGAYRTTFFDDFTGASLDRSKWRVVRTGQEMGSVNGESQAYVDSSDNIRTENGNLVLRAKYCKGCTQAGGGTYDFTSGRIDTHTKLDFTYGRVSARMKLPVGDGYWPAFWLLGSDVDDPSVSWPSSGETDIMENIGYADWTSTALHGPGYSADGNIGARQTYPGGGRADQWHTYAVEWTPTGMRFLVDDRVVQETSRNKLESTRGQWVFGHNQYVILNLALGGAYPAGWNKVTTPYWGLPQSSVDRIAAGGVQAEVDWVRVEQKG
- a CDS encoding carbohydrate ABC transporter permease encodes the protein MSSTSPARPRSPMAAPRSFLWARRIFLTLLTGFVLLPVYVMVSSSLKPLEDVSGTFRWLPSGLTIRPYIDIWSTVPLAQYFMNSAIVAGAATVCSVVIAVFAAYAVSRYRFRGKRVFTVTVLSTQMFPGILFLLPLFLIYVNIGNATGIALFGSRGGLILTYLTFSLPFSIWMLIGYFDSVPRDLDEAALVDGCGPLGALFRVVVPAAIPGIVAVAVYAFMTAWGEVLFASVMTNDTTRTLAVGLQGYASQTEVYWNQVMAASLVVSVPVVAGFLLLQRYLVAGLTAGAVK